Part of the Bacteroidota bacterium genome, TATATGTTACGGATAGAGCTGGCAACAAAAGCAATGTAATAACCTCGAGTGCTATTACTATAAATAAATAATATATATATAGCCAAAACATGATAGGGAGAATGAAAAGCCCCGAAGTGCTGATGCCTTATTATTGCTGATTAAAACCAAGCAAATCCAATCCCGATAAACAATCGAGACTGAAAGGCGTAATTAACTGTCATCACTTTAGGATTGCACTACAAAGACCTGAATATTATATCGATAAATATTTAGGGTTTTTTCCCTACTTTTGAGCCGCTTTTTAAAAGCCCGCTTTGCAACATACCACCACCGTAATATTGCCCGTCGTAAACGAAACCTATTCACTCCGCCAAACCGTGGAGATGATTGAAGCGTCGAGCAGTGCTGATATATTGGAGTACTTGATTGTGATTTGCAAAAAGACCAGTATTGAGAGCCGCAAAGTGATTGAAGAAATCGTGAACAAATATGGAAATAAAGTTCGCGTACACGACCAAGTGCTGCCGTTTTTGGGCGGTGCGATGCGTGAATGTTTCGATTTGGCCAAAGGCACACACCTCATTATGATGGCAAGCGATTTGGAGACAAATCCCGAACAAGTGCCCGAAATGATTGCCTTATCCCGTCAACATCCCGATTGGATTATTGGTACCAACCGTTGGACCAAAGGAGGAGGATTTACAG contains:
- a CDS encoding glycosyltransferase family 2 protein; the protein is MQHTTTVILPVVNETYSLRQTVEMIEASSSADILEYLIVICKKTSIESRKVIEEIVNKYGNKVRVHDQVLPFLGGAMRECFDLAKGTHLIMMASDLETNPEQVPEMIALSRQHPDWIIGTNRWTKGGGFTGYSPIKLVFNFVFQKFFSILYGTNLKDMTYGYRVFPTALVKSIIWTELKHPFLFESICKPLRLGIKSVEIPSVWKARTEGESQNPFINNFKYFGTGIKIRFMSKDKITK